The Methylomagnum ishizawai genome has a window encoding:
- a CDS encoding ubiquinone biosynthesis accessory factor UbiJ has translation MAPHPVLASALAGTLETAIARYLALDPDSHRLLAPIKGKLVALRILPFGATLYFCPTGSGVQILTETSAVPDVILSGTPLAFAKLGLGGSAEQSLFAHEIEMQGSTDTAHRFQALFRKLDIDWQGLLARQTGAATAATLFDLFRSGRDWTRDTAASFEANLAEFWQEESRELPARPEADAFFKAVDRLRADRDRLEARIKRLESQTVVPETFPTPD, from the coding sequence ATGGCCCCGCATCCTGTGTTGGCCTCCGCCCTGGCCGGAACCCTGGAAACCGCCATCGCCCGCTATCTGGCGCTGGACCCCGACAGCCACCGGCTACTGGCCCCCATCAAGGGCAAGCTGGTGGCCTTGCGGATACTGCCGTTCGGCGCGACCTTGTATTTCTGCCCCACCGGGAGCGGCGTGCAAATCCTGACCGAAACCAGCGCCGTGCCGGATGTCATCCTGTCCGGCACGCCGCTCGCGTTCGCCAAGCTGGGGCTGGGCGGTTCGGCGGAACAAAGCCTGTTCGCCCATGAAATCGAGATGCAGGGCAGCACCGACACCGCCCACCGCTTCCAAGCCCTGTTCCGCAAGCTGGATATCGATTGGCAAGGACTCCTGGCCCGCCAGACCGGCGCGGCCACCGCCGCCACCTTGTTCGACCTGTTCCGCTCGGGCCGGGATTGGACCCGCGACACCGCCGCCAGTTTCGAGGCCAATCTCGCCGAGTTCTGGCAGGAAGAATCCCGCGAACTCCCGGCCCGGCCGGAAGCCGACGCCTTCTTCAAGGCCGTGGATCGGCTGCGGGCCGACCGCGACCGGCTCGAAGCCCGGATCAAGCGCCTGGAGTCGCAAACCGTGGTTCCCGAAACCTTCCCCACGCCAGACTAA
- the ubiE gene encoding bifunctional demethylmenaquinone methyltransferase/2-methoxy-6-polyprenyl-1,4-benzoquinol methylase UbiE: MTDPTTHFGFREVPTGEKAKLVRSVFDSVAGKYDLMNDLMSMGIHRIWKRIALQLSHVRYGEKVLDLAGGTGDMTALFRERVGDKGRVVLSDINAEMLKRGRDRLIDDGVAEGVDYAQIDAEKLPFPDNSFDCVCIAFGLRNVTHKDEALKSMHRVLKPGGRVIVLEFSEAQGALFKKTYDLYSFKLLPLIGKLVAGDEESYRYLAESIRMHPNQETLKNMMAEAGFERCEYFNLTQGVVAIHRGYKV, translated from the coding sequence ATGACCGACCCAACCACCCATTTTGGCTTCCGCGAAGTCCCCACCGGCGAAAAAGCCAAGCTCGTCCGCTCCGTGTTCGATTCGGTCGCGGGCAAATACGACCTGATGAACGACCTGATGTCGATGGGCATCCACCGCATCTGGAAGCGCATCGCCCTCCAGCTCAGCCATGTGCGCTACGGCGAAAAAGTGCTGGACCTCGCGGGCGGCACCGGCGATATGACCGCCCTGTTCCGCGAACGGGTCGGCGACAAGGGCCGGGTGGTCCTGTCCGACATCAACGCCGAGATGCTCAAGCGGGGCCGCGACCGCCTCATCGACGACGGCGTGGCCGAGGGCGTCGATTACGCCCAGATCGACGCCGAGAAACTGCCGTTCCCCGATAACTCCTTCGACTGCGTCTGCATCGCCTTCGGCCTCCGCAACGTCACCCACAAGGACGAAGCCCTGAAATCCATGCACCGCGTGCTGAAGCCGGGGGGCCGGGTGATCGTGCTGGAATTTTCCGAGGCGCAAGGGGCGCTGTTCAAAAAGACCTACGACCTTTATTCCTTCAAACTGCTGCCCCTGATCGGCAAACTGGTGGCCGGGGATGAAGAAAGCTACCGCTATCTGGCCGAATCGATCCGCATGCACCCCAACCAGGAAACCCTGAAAAACATGATGGCCGAGGCCGGTTTCGAGCGCTGTGAATATTTCAACCTGACCCAGGGCGTGGTGGCGATCCACCGGGGTTATAAGGTCTGA
- a CDS encoding gamma-butyrobetaine hydroxylase-like domain-containing protein, translating into MNAPIPTDIKLHQKSRFLEISFEDGARFELPCEFLRVYSPSAEVQGHGPGQEILQVGKQDVGITEIRPVGNYAVCPTFSDGHNSGIYTWDYLYHLGTNRAQLWDEYLAKLAAVENVSKGGF; encoded by the coding sequence ATGAACGCTCCCATTCCCACCGATATCAAGCTGCACCAGAAATCCCGCTTCCTTGAAATTAGCTTCGAGGATGGTGCCCGTTTCGAGCTGCCTTGCGAATTCCTGCGGGTGTATTCGCCGTCCGCCGAGGTGCAGGGCCATGGGCCGGGCCAGGAGATATTGCAGGTCGGTAAGCAGGATGTGGGGATTACCGAAATCCGCCCGGTGGGGAATTATGCCGTATGCCCGACCTTCAGCGACGGCCATAATAGCGGGATTTATACCTGGGATTACCTCTATCACCTGGGGACGAACAGGGCGCAGTTGTGGGACGAGTATTTGGCGAAGCTGGCGGCGGTGGAAAATGTCTCGAAAGGTGGTTTTTAG
- the hslU gene encoding ATP-dependent protease ATPase subunit HslU — MTPMTPREIVHELDKHIVGQAAAKRAVAIALRNRWRRTQVDDGLREEITPKNILMIGPTGVGKTEIARRLAKLANAPFIKVEATKFTEVGYVGRDVESIIRDLIDAAVKLTRQTEMNKVQSRAEQAAEERILNVLLPGATGWNGDEASAESPTRQKLRQKLRNGELDDKEIDIEINSSIGVEIMAPPGMEEMSSQLQSLFQSMNTGRTRTRKLRVKDAFKVLQEEESAKMINEEDIKLRAVESVEQNGIVFLDEIDKICKRGEYGGGPDVSREGVQRDLLPLVEGCTVSTKYGMVKTDHILFIASGAFHLSKPSDLIPEMQGRFPIRVELSALEVGDFVRILTEPNASLTEQYSALLQTEGVGLEFTAEGIERLAQISWEVNERTENIGARRLHTVLERLLETVSYDAPDHSGQIVKIDAKYVEEHLGELAKDEDLSRYIL, encoded by the coding sequence ATGACCCCCATGACCCCGCGAGAAATCGTCCACGAACTGGACAAGCACATCGTCGGCCAAGCCGCCGCCAAACGCGCCGTCGCCATCGCCCTGCGCAACCGCTGGCGGCGCACCCAGGTGGACGATGGCCTCCGCGAAGAAATCACGCCGAAGAACATCCTGATGATCGGCCCCACCGGCGTCGGCAAGACCGAAATCGCCCGCCGCCTCGCCAAGCTCGCCAACGCGCCCTTCATCAAGGTCGAGGCCACCAAGTTCACCGAGGTGGGCTATGTGGGCCGCGATGTCGAATCCATCATCCGCGACCTGATCGACGCGGCGGTCAAGCTGACCCGCCAGACCGAGATGAACAAGGTGCAATCGCGGGCCGAGCAAGCCGCCGAGGAGCGCATCCTCAACGTGCTGCTGCCCGGCGCGACCGGCTGGAACGGCGACGAGGCCAGCGCCGAATCCCCCACCCGGCAGAAGCTGCGCCAGAAACTCCGCAACGGCGAACTGGACGACAAGGAAATCGACATTGAGATCAATTCCTCCATCGGCGTGGAAATCATGGCCCCGCCCGGCATGGAGGAAATGAGCAGCCAACTGCAAAGCCTGTTCCAAAGCATGAACACGGGCCGCACCCGTACCCGCAAGCTGCGGGTCAAGGACGCCTTCAAGGTGTTGCAGGAGGAGGAATCGGCCAAGATGATCAACGAGGAAGACATCAAGCTGCGGGCGGTGGAATCGGTCGAGCAGAACGGCATCGTGTTCCTCGACGAGATCGACAAGATTTGCAAGCGCGGCGAATACGGCGGCGGTCCCGATGTGTCGCGGGAAGGCGTGCAGCGCGATTTGCTGCCCCTGGTCGAGGGTTGCACCGTCAGCACCAAGTACGGGATGGTCAAGACCGACCATATCCTGTTCATCGCTTCGGGCGCGTTCCATCTATCGAAGCCGTCCGACCTGATCCCGGAAATGCAGGGCCGTTTCCCGATCCGGGTGGAATTGAGCGCGCTGGAGGTCGGCGACTTCGTGCGCATCCTGACCGAACCCAACGCCTCGCTGACCGAGCAATATTCGGCCCTGCTCCAAACCGAAGGCGTCGGGCTGGAATTCACCGCCGAAGGTATCGAGCGCTTGGCCCAGATTAGCTGGGAAGTCAACGAGCGCACCGAGAACATCGGTGCCCGCAGGCTGCACACCGTGCTGGAACGGCTGTTGGAAACCGTTTCCTACGACGCGCCCGACCATTCCGGCCAAATCGTGAAGATCGACGCCAAGTATGTGGAAGAGCATTTGGGCGAACTCGCCAAGGATGAAGACCTGAGCCGCTATATCCTGTAA
- the hslV gene encoding ATP-dependent protease subunit HslV — protein sequence METFHGTTIVSVRRGDKVVIGGDGQVTLGNTVMKGNARKVRRLYHGKVLAGFAGATADAFTLFERFEGQLEKQRGNLTKAAVELVKDWRTDRMLRRLEALLAIADSKASLIISGNGDVIEPENGLIAIGSGGPFAQAAARALYENTELDARDIVERSLNIAADICIYTNRNLTIEELDLQSDLQE from the coding sequence GTGGAAACATTTCACGGAACAACCATCGTCTCGGTCCGCCGCGGCGATAAGGTGGTGATCGGCGGCGACGGACAAGTCACCCTGGGCAACACGGTTATGAAGGGCAACGCCCGCAAGGTGCGCCGCCTCTACCACGGCAAGGTGCTGGCGGGCTTCGCCGGGGCCACCGCCGACGCCTTCACCCTGTTCGAGCGTTTCGAGGGGCAGTTGGAAAAACAGCGCGGCAACCTCACCAAGGCCGCCGTGGAATTGGTCAAGGATTGGCGCACCGACCGTATGTTGCGCCGCCTGGAAGCCCTGCTCGCCATCGCCGACAGCAAGGCTTCGCTCATTATCTCCGGCAACGGCGACGTGATCGAACCCGAGAACGGCCTGATCGCCATCGGTTCCGGCGGTCCCTTCGCCCAGGCCGCCGCCCGCGCCCTGTACGAAAACACCGAACTCGACGCCCGCGACATCGTCGAGCGCTCGTTGAACATCGCCGCCGATATCTGCATCTACACCAACCGCAACCTCACCATCGAAGAACTCGACCTGCAATCGGACTTGCAAGAATAA
- a CDS encoding YidH family protein: MSDLNDPRVFFAAERTLLAWNRTSLAWMAFGFVIERFGLFMRLVAGDHAGPWPRGISFWVGIAFILAGAMIGLGSTLQYRKVLNSLKPVEIPKGYRVGLGIASNLLVAVLGLVLLGYLFVGGS; encoded by the coding sequence ATGTCCGACCTGAACGATCCCCGCGTCTTCTTCGCCGCCGAGCGGACCCTCCTGGCTTGGAACCGCACCAGCCTGGCCTGGATGGCGTTCGGCTTCGTCATCGAGCGTTTCGGTTTGTTCATGCGGCTGGTGGCGGGCGACCACGCCGGGCCTTGGCCGCGGGGGATTTCATTCTGGGTGGGGATCGCTTTCATCCTGGCCGGGGCTATGATCGGCCTGGGGTCCACCCTGCAATACCGCAAGGTCTTGAACAGCCTGAAGCCGGTGGAAATTCCCAAAGGCTACCGGGTCGGCCTCGGGATAGCTTCCAACCTGCTGGTGGCCGTGCTGGGGCTGGTTTTGCTGGGATATTTGTTCGTCGGCGGGAGTTAG
- a CDS encoding porin, with protein sequence MPPLRATWKPGLAAALLALPAATSADTPTWSFKGFGTLGVSGTDTDLIQFRRDTTQGNGVTRTWGVDPDSRLGLQLDVDFGPSWRAGVQWVARNHAGQFIEQNLDWAFLRWSPEENLDLRFGRLGFDVFMLSDYRNVGYAYPWMRPPHEFYASLPTYHFDGMDLSRKIPLGGGHLTAKSFVGYASYTVPSFLFDLDLGAVIVGGSLGYERGNWRARLGYNYAKTKTDLPIQPLYAALDNPWVNVVWPGANTYPGKIAPMNKDLHYFSAGLAYDDGGWLAQLEASYTDSQVVSFPSVASGYLSLGRRAGPVTVYTLLGISETLHSATALPRPWLATPEVDLLWRTVDSLINANGVDEKSVSLGLRWDVYENIDLKAQWSHYWLGRNGAQLWVEPALSAPTPGQVDVWSLGVDFVF encoded by the coding sequence ATGCCCCCGCTCCGCGCCACCTGGAAACCCGGGCTCGCCGCCGCGTTGCTGGCCTTGCCCGCCGCCACCTCCGCCGATACGCCGACCTGGAGCTTCAAAGGTTTCGGCACGCTCGGCGTCAGCGGCACCGACACCGACCTCATCCAGTTCCGCCGCGACACCACCCAGGGCAACGGCGTCACCCGCACCTGGGGCGTGGACCCGGATTCCCGGCTCGGCCTACAACTCGACGTGGATTTCGGCCCCTCCTGGCGGGCCGGGGTGCAATGGGTGGCCCGCAACCATGCCGGACAGTTCATCGAGCAGAACCTGGACTGGGCCTTCCTGCGTTGGAGCCCGGAGGAAAACCTCGACCTCCGGTTCGGACGGCTGGGCTTCGATGTGTTCATGTTGTCCGACTATCGCAACGTCGGCTACGCCTATCCCTGGATGCGCCCGCCGCACGAGTTCTACGCCAGCCTCCCGACCTACCATTTCGACGGCATGGACCTGTCCCGCAAAATCCCGCTCGGCGGCGGCCACCTGACCGCGAAGAGCTTCGTGGGCTATGCGTCCTATACCGTGCCCAGCTTTTTGTTCGACCTGGACCTGGGCGCGGTCATCGTGGGCGGCAGCCTCGGCTACGAGCGCGGCAACTGGCGGGCGCGGCTCGGCTACAACTACGCCAAGACCAAGACCGACCTGCCGATCCAACCGCTCTACGCCGCGCTGGACAATCCCTGGGTGAACGTGGTCTGGCCGGGGGCCAACACCTATCCCGGCAAGATCGCGCCCATGAACAAGGATTTGCATTATTTTTCGGCCGGCCTCGCCTACGACGACGGCGGGTGGCTGGCGCAACTGGAGGCGTCCTACACCGACTCCCAAGTGGTCAGTTTCCCTTCGGTGGCCAGTGGCTACCTGAGCCTGGGGCGGCGGGCCGGTCCCGTCACGGTCTACACCCTGCTGGGCATTTCCGAGACCCTCCACTCCGCGACGGCCCTTCCCCGGCCCTGGCTGGCGACGCCCGAGGTCGATCTGCTCTGGCGCACGGTGGACAGCCTCATCAACGCCAATGGCGTGGACGAAAAATCGGTGTCCCTGGGGCTGCGCTGGGATGTCTACGAAAACATCGACCTGAAGGCGCAATGGAGTCATTACTGGCTGGGACGGAACGGTGCCCAGCTCTGGGTGGAACCCGCGCTATCCGCCCCCACGCCCGGACAGGTCGATGTCTGGTCGCTGGGCGTGGATTTCGTGTTCTAG
- a CDS encoding sensor domain-containing diguanylate cyclase, translating to MKTPLPQKHLHHELARSVFWTALLLALLTSVALFVAEFQWSSEKTETRLNQLLDTVETTAAVAAYSGNPAIGADVLDGLLRNDIVHEARLLNDRGLDLHRLREAGNARVPPGPALVRDLHSPFGEREVVGRLLVFPEARVNLREARHAALVGALSSSVLIGLTALLVLGLVRSSLSLPLSGVSGALHAIRAGEQERLKPLPRHRDDELGQLVNDINGLLATLEEKFAAERLLREEVQAVERRLREVFENTSAGIFLLDGQGHLCMANPTLGRVLGLPGLSPESLIGRDFPALAFAEPEQFHHLFHQAGSHSAAMDLKLRHRGAGPAWVHCLLSRQTDGQGETRYEGVVYDITERRALELRTQHEADHDLLTGLLRRHAAERELRRRLDAPSRQPQAVLLLDLDHFKAVNDTHGHAAGDRVLLETAQRFRSCVRSGDIVGRLGGDEFLIALLDCASLDQARRVAHEIVDRVVQPIALDQGIGVTVGISIGIALSHRPGQALEDLLRAADLAMYEVKRWGRNGYASPLPEGAIRVERRDTAGAWTQADTLPAPKSPDVSQESISV from the coding sequence ATGAAAACCCCCCTCCCCCAAAAACATTTACACCACGAATTGGCGCGTTCTGTCTTTTGGACCGCCTTGCTGCTGGCCCTCCTGACCTCGGTGGCGCTGTTCGTGGCCGAATTCCAATGGTCCAGCGAAAAGACCGAAACCCGGCTCAACCAATTGCTGGACACGGTGGAAACCACCGCCGCCGTCGCCGCCTATTCCGGCAACCCCGCCATCGGCGCGGATGTGCTGGACGGCTTGCTCCGCAACGATATCGTCCACGAGGCCCGCTTGCTCAACGACCGCGGCCTCGACCTCCACCGGCTGCGCGAGGCCGGCAACGCCAGGGTTCCCCCCGGTCCCGCCTTGGTGCGCGACCTGCATTCGCCCTTCGGCGAGCGCGAAGTGGTGGGGCGGCTGCTGGTGTTCCCGGAAGCCCGCGTCAACCTGCGGGAAGCCCGCCATGCCGCCCTGGTCGGGGCGCTGAGCTCCTCCGTGCTGATCGGGCTGACCGCCTTGCTGGTGCTGGGCTTGGTGCGGTCTTCGCTGTCCTTGCCGTTATCGGGGGTGTCCGGCGCCTTGCACGCCATCCGGGCCGGGGAACAGGAACGCCTGAAACCCCTGCCCCGCCACCGCGACGACGAACTCGGCCAACTGGTGAACGATATCAATGGCCTGTTGGCGACCCTTGAGGAGAAATTCGCCGCCGAGCGCTTGCTGCGGGAAGAAGTCCAGGCGGTGGAGCGGCGGCTGCGCGAGGTGTTCGAGAACACCAGCGCCGGTATCTTCCTGCTGGACGGGCAAGGCCACCTGTGCATGGCCAATCCCACCCTCGGGCGGGTGCTGGGCCTGCCGGGGCTGTCGCCGGAATCTCTGATCGGGCGGGATTTCCCGGCCCTGGCCTTCGCCGAGCCGGAGCAATTCCATCACCTTTTCCATCAGGCCGGGAGCCATTCCGCCGCCATGGACCTCAAGCTCAGGCACCGCGGCGCGGGACCGGCCTGGGTGCATTGCCTGCTGTCGCGCCAGACCGACGGCCAGGGCGAAACCCGTTACGAAGGCGTGGTGTACGACATCACCGAGCGCCGCGCCCTGGAACTCCGTACCCAGCACGAAGCCGACCACGACCTCCTCACCGGCCTGCTGCGCCGCCACGCCGCCGAGCGCGAACTGCGGCGGCGGCTGGACGCCCCCTCCCGCCAACCCCAGGCCGTGCTGCTGCTGGACCTGGATCACTTCAAGGCGGTCAACGACACCCACGGCCACGCCGCCGGCGACCGCGTGTTGCTGGAAACCGCCCAACGCTTTAGGTCCTGTGTGCGCTCGGGCGATATCGTGGGGCGGCTGGGCGGCGACGAATTCCTGATCGCGCTGCTGGATTGCGCCTCGCTGGACCAAGCCCGCCGCGTCGCCCACGAGATCGTGGACCGGGTGGTGCAACCCATCGCCCTGGACCAGGGCATCGGGGTCACCGTGGGCATCAGCATCGGCATCGCCCTCTCCCACCGGCCCGGCCAGGCGCTGGAGGATTTGCTGAGGGCGGCGGATCTCGCCATGTACGAGGTCAAACGCTGGGGCCGCAACGGCTACGCCAGCCCGCTGCCCGAAGGCGCGATCCGGGTGGAGCGGCGCGACACGGCGGGCGCATGGACCCAGGCCGACACCCTCCCCGCGCCGAAATCCCCGGACGTATCCCAGGAATCCATCTCCGTGTGA
- the adk gene encoding adenylate kinase, whose translation MRVILLGSPGSGKGTQAKAITEKYHIPQISTGDMLRAAVREGTPLGLAAKQVMDAGQLVSDDIILGIIKERIVQPDCANGFLLDGFPRTIAQAEGLAALGVGIDRVVEIVVDDEEIVGRITGRRVHPGSGRIYHVTFHPPQTEGLDDVTGEPLIQRDDDKEETVRKRLDIYHTQTQPLVDYYRAQATAGGLKFASMDGVGSVDTITARLFLALE comes from the coding sequence ATGCGCGTGATCCTTCTGGGCAGCCCCGGTTCAGGAAAAGGCACACAGGCCAAGGCCATCACCGAGAAATACCACATCCCCCAAATCTCCACCGGCGATATGCTACGCGCCGCGGTACGGGAAGGAACGCCCCTGGGCCTGGCCGCCAAGCAGGTCATGGACGCCGGGCAATTGGTATCCGACGACATCATCCTGGGAATCATCAAAGAACGCATCGTCCAGCCCGACTGCGCCAACGGCTTCCTGCTGGACGGTTTTCCCCGTACCATCGCCCAGGCCGAGGGTCTCGCGGCCCTGGGCGTCGGCATCGACCGCGTGGTGGAAATCGTGGTGGACGACGAGGAAATCGTCGGGCGCATCACCGGCCGTCGGGTCCACCCCGGTTCGGGCCGTATCTACCATGTGACATTCCATCCCCCCCAGACCGAGGGGCTCGACGATGTCACCGGCGAACCCTTGATCCAGCGCGACGACGACAAAGAAGAAACCGTCCGCAAGCGCCTGGACATCTACCATACCCAAACCCAGCCCCTGGTCGATTACTACCGCGCCCAGGCCACGGCGGGCGGGCTGAAATTCGCCAGCATGGACGGCGTCGGCAGCGTGGACACCATCACCGCACGGCTGTTCCTCGCCCTGGAATAA
- the leuC gene encoding 3-isopropylmalate dehydratase large subunit: MAGKTLFDKLWDSHLVCSEADGSALIYIDRQLIHEVTSAQAFEGMRLAGRKPWRAAANLATADHNVPTAGRDQGIADPVSRLQVETLDNNCAEFGITEFDMADPRQGVVHVMGPEQGATLPGMTIVCGDSHTATHGAFGALAFGIGTSEVEHVLATQCLVQSKAKNMQVKVEGEVGPGVTAKDIVLAIIGRIGTAGGTGYSIEFAGSAIRALSMEGRMTVCNMAIEAGARAGLVAADETTFAYLQGRPYAPSGELWDRAVAAWGELHSDADAVFDAVIEIDAAAIQPQVTWGTSPEMVLPVDACVPNPEAEADPVKRESIKRALAYMDLQPGTPLTQIPVDKVFIGSCTNGRIEDFRAAAAVVKGRKRAENVKLALAVPGSGPVKRQAEEEGLDQIFIEAGFEWRDPGCSMCLAMNADRLEPGERCASTSNRNFEGRQGYGGRTHLVSPAMAAAAAVFGHFVDVRTLPADAL; this comes from the coding sequence ATGGCCGGCAAAACCCTTTTCGACAAGTTATGGGACAGCCACTTGGTCTGTTCCGAAGCGGACGGTTCCGCCCTGATCTACATCGACCGCCAATTGATCCACGAAGTCACCTCGGCCCAGGCCTTCGAGGGCATGCGCCTCGCGGGACGCAAGCCCTGGCGGGCGGCGGCCAACCTCGCGACCGCCGACCACAACGTGCCCACGGCGGGCCGCGACCAGGGCATCGCCGATCCGGTCTCCCGCCTGCAAGTGGAAACCCTGGACAACAATTGCGCCGAGTTCGGCATCACCGAGTTCGACATGGCCGACCCGCGCCAGGGCGTGGTGCATGTGATGGGACCGGAACAGGGCGCGACCCTGCCCGGCATGACCATCGTCTGCGGCGATTCCCACACCGCGACCCATGGCGCGTTCGGGGCGCTGGCCTTCGGCATCGGCACCTCCGAGGTCGAGCATGTGCTGGCGACCCAGTGCCTGGTGCAGTCCAAGGCCAAGAACATGCAGGTCAAGGTCGAGGGCGAAGTCGGCCCCGGCGTCACCGCCAAGGATATCGTCCTCGCCATCATCGGCCGGATCGGCACGGCGGGCGGCACCGGCTACAGCATCGAATTCGCCGGCTCGGCGATCCGGGCGCTGTCGATGGAAGGCCGCATGACCGTGTGCAATATGGCCATCGAAGCCGGTGCCCGCGCCGGGCTGGTGGCGGCGGACGAAACCACCTTCGCCTATCTCCAAGGCCGTCCCTACGCCCCGAGCGGCGAGTTATGGGATCGGGCCGTGGCCGCCTGGGGCGAATTGCACAGCGATGCCGACGCGGTGTTCGACGCCGTGATCGAAATCGACGCCGCCGCCATCCAGCCGCAAGTGACCTGGGGCACCTCTCCGGAAATGGTGCTGCCGGTCGATGCCTGCGTGCCCAACCCGGAAGCCGAAGCCGATCCGGTCAAGCGCGAGAGCATCAAACGCGCCCTGGCCTATATGGATTTGCAGCCCGGTACGCCCCTGACCCAAATCCCGGTGGACAAGGTCTTCATCGGCTCCTGCACCAATGGCCGCATCGAGGACTTCCGCGCCGCCGCCGCCGTGGTCAAAGGCCGCAAGCGGGCCGAAAACGTGAAACTGGCGCTGGCGGTGCCGGGTTCGGGTCCGGTCAAACGGCAAGCCGAGGAGGAAGGTTTGGACCAAATCTTCATCGAGGCCGGTTTCGAATGGCGCGACCCCGGTTGCTCCATGTGCCTCGCCATGAACGCCGACCGCCTGGAGCCGGGCGAACGCTGCGCGTCCACCTCCAACCGCAATTTCGAGGGCCGTCAAGGCTACGGGGGCCGCACCCATCTGGTCAGCCCGGCCATGGCCGCCGCCGCCGCGGTGTTCGGCCATTTCGTGGATGTCCGCACGCTCCCGGCGGACGCCCTGTAA
- the leuD gene encoding 3-isopropylmalate dehydratase small subunit, producing MKAFHRISSRVVPLDRANIDTDAIIPKQFLKSIRRTGFGPFLFDEWRYLDRGEPDMDCTHRPLNPDFVLNQPCYYGAQILLTRENFGCGSSREHAPWALENYGFRVIIAPSFADIFYNNCFKNGLLPIVLGTAAVDRLFAELTPGDNLTVDLESQTITDKYGEKFHFEIDPSRKHRLLKGLDDIGLTLQRADLIRAYETQRRAEAPWLFPDAA from the coding sequence ATGAAAGCCTTCCACCGCATCAGTTCCAGGGTCGTACCCCTGGACCGCGCCAATATCGACACCGACGCGATCATCCCCAAGCAATTCCTGAAATCGATCCGCCGTACCGGCTTCGGCCCGTTCCTGTTCGACGAATGGCGCTATCTGGACCGGGGCGAACCCGATATGGATTGCACCCACCGGCCCCTGAACCCGGATTTCGTGCTGAACCAGCCCTGCTATTACGGGGCGCAAATCCTCCTGACCCGCGAGAACTTCGGCTGCGGTTCCTCCCGCGAACACGCGCCCTGGGCTTTGGAAAACTACGGTTTCCGGGTCATCATCGCGCCCAGCTTCGCCGATATCTTCTATAACAACTGCTTCAAGAACGGCCTGCTGCCCATCGTGCTGGGCACGGCGGCGGTGGACCGCTTGTTCGCGGAACTGACACCCGGCGATAACCTCACGGTCGATTTGGAGAGCCAGACTATTACCGATAAGTACGGCGAAAAATTCCATTTCGAGATCGACCCTTCCCGCAAACACCGTTTGCTGAAAGGCTTGGACGATATCGGCCTGACCCTGCAACGCGCCGACCTGATCCGGGCCTATGAAACCCAGCGCCGGGCCGAAGCGCCCTGGCTGTTCCCGGACGCGGCCTGA